One window from the genome of Saccharicrinis carchari encodes:
- the gyrB gene encoding DNA topoisomerase (ATP-hydrolyzing) subunit B: protein MNQEIIDENNRNRELNSNDYSANSITVLEGLEAVRKRPAMYIGDIGMKGLHHLVYEVVDNSIDEAMAGHCDTIDVIIRKDNSITVKDNGRGIPVDLHEKEGKSALEVVMTVLHAGGKFDKDSYKVSGGLHGVGVSCVNALSTYLKAEVHREGKVYFQEYATGIPQSDIQQLGTTDVTGTIVTFKPDETIFPVIDYKYSILANRMRELAFLNRGITITLTDEREHDEEGGEKFEKYHSERGLEEFVEFIDETREKLTEKVIHITTEKNNVPVELAIQYNTSFSENVYSYVNNINTIEGGTHLTGFRRGLTRTLKSFAEKSGMLSKLKFDISGDDFREGLTAVISVKVQEPQFEGQTKTKLGNSDVSLAVDQAVSTALSYHLEENPKDAKIIVDKVVLAATARHAARKARELVQRKTVMTGGGLPGKLSDCSDKDPASCEVFLVEGDSAGGTAKQGRDRRFQAILPLRGKILNVEKALQHRVFESDEIKNIFTALGVTIGTEEDSKALNLSKIRYHKVVIMTDADVDGRHINTLIMTFFFRFMRELIVEGYLYIATPPLYLLKKGKNQAYCWTEQQRQDFIREFGGGKEDAVHIQRYKGLGEMNAEQLWDTTMNPEQRTLRQITIESAAEADRIFSMLMGDDVPPRREFIEENATYANIDV from the coding sequence ATGAACCAAGAAATTATTGACGAAAACAACCGAAACCGGGAGCTAAACTCAAACGATTATTCTGCCAATAGCATTACCGTACTTGAAGGGTTAGAAGCCGTACGTAAACGGCCTGCCATGTACATTGGCGATATTGGCATGAAAGGTTTGCACCATTTGGTTTACGAGGTGGTGGATAACTCCATTGATGAGGCCATGGCCGGTCACTGCGATACCATTGATGTTATTATTAGAAAAGACAATTCCATTACCGTAAAAGATAATGGGCGCGGTATTCCGGTGGATTTACACGAGAAAGAGGGTAAGAGTGCCCTTGAGGTGGTGATGACGGTGCTACATGCCGGGGGTAAGTTCGATAAGGACAGCTATAAAGTTTCAGGAGGATTACACGGGGTTGGTGTATCCTGTGTAAATGCACTTTCGACTTATTTAAAGGCCGAGGTGCACCGTGAAGGTAAAGTGTATTTTCAGGAGTATGCTACCGGTATACCACAAAGTGATATTCAACAGCTGGGTACAACAGATGTAACGGGTACTATCGTTACCTTTAAACCCGATGAGACTATCTTTCCGGTGATAGATTATAAATATTCTATCCTGGCCAACCGCATGCGCGAACTGGCCTTTTTGAACAGGGGAATCACCATTACCCTTACCGACGAAAGAGAACACGACGAAGAAGGAGGCGAAAAGTTCGAGAAATACCACTCGGAAAGAGGGCTGGAAGAATTTGTTGAATTTATTGACGAAACGCGCGAAAAGCTCACAGAAAAGGTGATTCACATCACTACCGAAAAAAATAATGTTCCGGTTGAGCTGGCCATTCAATATAACACTTCGTTTAGCGAAAACGTATATTCTTACGTAAACAATATCAACACCATTGAAGGTGGAACGCACCTTACAGGTTTTCGCAGGGGATTAACGCGTACTTTAAAATCTTTTGCTGAAAAGTCGGGTATGCTTTCCAAACTAAAGTTTGATATCAGTGGCGACGACTTTAGAGAAGGCTTAACAGCAGTTATATCCGTTAAGGTGCAAGAGCCTCAGTTTGAGGGACAAACAAAAACCAAGCTGGGTAACTCGGATGTAAGTCTGGCCGTGGATCAGGCGGTGAGTACCGCATTGAGTTACCACCTGGAAGAGAATCCTAAAGATGCCAAAATAATTGTAGATAAGGTTGTGCTGGCCGCTACAGCACGCCATGCAGCACGCAAGGCACGAGAGCTGGTGCAACGTAAAACGGTAATGACCGGTGGCGGCTTACCAGGTAAGCTGTCCGACTGTTCGGATAAGGATCCGGCTTCGTGTGAGGTGTTTCTGGTGGAGGGCGACTCTGCCGGTGGAACGGCCAAGCAAGGAAGAGATCGACGTTTTCAGGCTATATTGCCATTAAGAGGTAAAATTCTTAACGTTGAAAAAGCACTTCAACACCGTGTTTTTGAAAGCGATGAAATTAAAAATATTTTTACCGCACTGGGTGTTACCATCGGTACCGAGGAGGACAGTAAAGCACTGAATCTTTCGAAAATACGCTACCATAAAGTAGTTATTATGACGGATGCCGATGTGGACGGTAGGCATATTAACACCTTGATTATGACTTTCTTTTTCCGCTTTATGCGCGAATTAATTGTTGAAGGTTATTTGTATATCGCCACACCACCTTTATATTTACTTAAAAAAGGTAAAAACCAGGCCTACTGCTGGACCGAACAACAACGACAAGATTTTATACGAGAATTTGGAGGTGGAAAAGAAGATGCAGTTCATATACAACGTTACAAAGGTTTGGGTGAGATGAACGCCGAGCAGCTGTGGGATACCACGATGAATCCTGAACAACGTACGTTGCGTCAAATTACCATTGAAAGTGCGGCTGAGGCCGATAGAATATTTTCTATGCTGATGGGTGATGATGTTCCACCAAGGCGCGAGTTTATTGAAGAAAATGCCACTTACGCCAACATCGACGTATAG
- a CDS encoding porin family protein, with the protein MKNINAILVLTTAFFCTVAASGQQLNKDVKVVREYNPIISDAFKINQLPVNEVDESSFNPNFTYNILSKALSSGLAVEPISAARLTPERKTVLDKSYVKGGLGNYVTVFGELYYNVLRSEDYALGLNVGHLTSGGKVKLQDDSKVDAPFHDTWASLYFRRFWKDYTLAIDADFLHNIYNYYGFQNLEDEMGYVEPYSGAMVSGADLMVDERQRLSAFDLSIGLNNKVLDDSSVPFDASFTFGTFGNLTGINESHFGLNGKVRTYINDMFLDVAGGFDYYGTSVPNFTSPLYQFVDRNMTIINFSPAVGFQWEEANLKVGMDVFAQIGGQDDDFNIAPHIEADLVIAEGVVTAFGGVKGDYKVNNYESVQRENRYIRADQNVKNSFHGIHLFAGLRGNFSSQTSFTARLDYAAFDNEHFFVNRADTVFLTAEVHQNNIFDVVYDDGRLLQLSGELKYEPSPGFNLLLKGKYNGWDMDNLKQAWHKPELELGFTGNYELLSDIWVNAGLYSISKRYALNVSDTGVKELKGVIDLNLGVNYYLSSKWTMFANVNNLLINKYYQWNGYPSQGLNIRAGVGYSF; encoded by the coding sequence ATGAAGAATATTAATGCAATCCTTGTACTAACAACGGCGTTTTTTTGCACAGTTGCCGCAAGCGGGCAGCAACTAAACAAAGATGTAAAGGTAGTAAGGGAATATAACCCCATTATATCTGATGCTTTTAAAATTAACCAGCTTCCGGTAAATGAGGTAGACGAATCGTCTTTTAACCCCAATTTTACCTATAATATACTTTCTAAAGCTCTTTCGTCCGGTTTGGCCGTGGAACCTATCAGTGCCGCCCGCCTTACCCCTGAGCGTAAAACGGTGCTCGACAAATCCTATGTTAAAGGAGGATTGGGGAATTACGTGACTGTATTTGGCGAATTGTATTACAACGTGTTGCGCTCCGAGGATTATGCGCTGGGACTCAACGTGGGTCACCTTACTTCGGGCGGTAAGGTGAAGCTCCAGGACGACAGTAAAGTAGATGCTCCCTTTCACGATACCTGGGCGTCGCTGTATTTTCGCAGATTCTGGAAGGATTATACCCTCGCAATAGATGCAGATTTTTTGCATAATATCTACAATTACTACGGATTTCAGAACCTTGAGGATGAAATGGGATATGTTGAGCCTTATTCAGGAGCTATGGTATCAGGTGCTGATTTAATGGTGGACGAGAGGCAACGCTTAAGTGCTTTCGACCTGAGTATTGGTCTTAACAATAAAGTACTCGACGACTCGTCCGTACCCTTTGATGCTAGCTTTACCTTTGGCACGTTTGGTAACCTTACCGGCATAAATGAAAGCCACTTCGGGCTCAATGGCAAGGTGCGAACCTATATCAACGACATGTTTCTGGACGTAGCAGGTGGTTTTGATTACTATGGAACTTCGGTGCCCAATTTTACTTCACCTTTGTATCAGTTTGTGGATCGCAACATGACCATCATTAATTTTTCGCCGGCAGTAGGTTTTCAGTGGGAGGAAGCTAATTTAAAAGTAGGCATGGATGTTTTTGCGCAGATAGGCGGACAGGACGATGATTTTAATATCGCTCCGCACATTGAGGCCGACCTGGTGATTGCCGAAGGTGTGGTAACGGCTTTTGGTGGAGTAAAAGGTGATTATAAGGTGAACAACTACGAAAGCGTACAGCGCGAGAATAGATATATAAGAGCCGATCAAAACGTAAAAAATAGTTTTCATGGTATTCATCTTTTCGCCGGCTTGCGAGGGAACTTTAGCTCACAAACTAGTTTTACCGCACGGCTGGATTACGCTGCCTTCGACAATGAGCACTTTTTTGTGAATAGGGCAGATACCGTTTTTTTGACTGCAGAAGTGCACCAAAATAACATTTTTGATGTGGTGTACGATGATGGCAGGCTGCTGCAATTATCAGGTGAATTAAAATACGAACCGTCGCCCGGATTTAACCTTCTGCTAAAAGGAAAGTACAACGGCTGGGACATGGATAATTTAAAACAAGCATGGCATAAGCCCGAGTTAGAGCTGGGGTTTACCGGAAATTATGAGCTCCTAAGCGATATTTGGGTAAATGCAGGGCTGTATTCTATTAGCAAAAGATACGCACTAAACGTAAGCGACACGGGCGTTAAAGAACTAAAAGGTGTTATCGACTTAAATTTGGGTGTCAACTACTACCTGAGCTCCAAATGGACCATGTTTGCCAATGTAAATAACCTGCTCATTAACAAATACTATCAATGGAATGGCTATCCCAGCCAGGGGCTGAACATTAGGGCCGGCGTAGGATATTCGTTTTAA
- a CDS encoding T9SS type A sorting domain-containing protein — MADIYQFKFIGAGGNTVYIDNLYFYDDDPAPDTEAPQNFSATVSTITYNSIKLLLNATDNSGAVSYAISVDGTTTNLGAASGFEKSYEFTRLPSSTEFTFSISVQDASGNQAANSPIQLVTSTAEAFPAPLVSSPTPPERAIDDVISIFSDAYTNIPNTNFNPYWQQNTWFYSEQVGGNEVVKYENFNYQGIEIGSSVNASEMHFLHLDVWTPNETSLSIAPISLSTGEKAVQLTPLNLNQWNSFDIPLTNFTIQGLSLTDIFQLKFVGSGKSIVYFDNIYFHKGTPTSTEDINSIDAIKYYPNPTAGTLNILSASAIRAVEVSNLAGQLMQSYVVGGFNSAVDLSAVNSGYYIISVTLENGKQYTQKILKL, encoded by the coding sequence TTGGCTGATATCTATCAGTTTAAGTTTATCGGAGCGGGCGGAAATACAGTATATATAGATAATTTATATTTCTATGATGATGATCCCGCACCAGATACGGAGGCACCACAAAATTTTTCTGCAACAGTAAGTACTATAACTTATAATAGTATTAAACTACTTCTTAATGCCACCGACAATTCAGGTGCGGTAAGCTATGCAATAAGCGTTGATGGAACAACAACTAACCTGGGTGCAGCATCCGGTTTCGAGAAATCATACGAATTCACAAGATTACCGTCTTCCACGGAATTTACCTTCTCAATTTCTGTACAAGACGCCTCCGGTAATCAGGCAGCTAACAGTCCCATTCAGCTTGTGACCAGTACCGCCGAAGCTTTTCCCGCACCGCTTGTTTCGTCTCCAACTCCACCCGAGCGCGCAATTGATGATGTAATTTCTATATTTAGCGACGCTTACACCAATATTCCGAACACCAATTTTAATCCTTATTGGCAACAAAACACATGGTTCTATTCCGAACAAGTAGGAGGTAATGAAGTGGTGAAATACGAAAACTTCAATTATCAGGGAATAGAAATCGGAAGCAGCGTTAACGCCTCAGAAATGCACTTTTTGCATTTGGATGTATGGACACCTAACGAAACCTCTCTAAGTATAGCACCAATTAGCCTATCAACGGGCGAAAAGGCAGTGCAACTTACTCCGCTAAACCTTAACCAATGGAACAGCTTCGATATACCCCTAACTAACTTTACCATACAGGGATTATCGTTAACTGATATATTTCAATTGAAATTTGTTGGGTCGGGAAAATCCATTGTTTATTTCGACAATATATACTTCCATAAAGGTACGCCAACTTCTACCGAAGATATTAATTCGATAGATGCTATAAAATACTATCCAAACCCTACCGCCGGCACACTTAATATTTTATCTGCTTCGGCCATACGCGCTGTTGAGGTATCTAATTTGGCAGGACAACTGATGCAATCTTATGTGGTTGGTGGATTCAACTCTGCCGTTGACTTAAGTGCAGTTAATAGTGGTTATTATATTATTTCTGTTACGCTTGAAAATGGAAAACAATACACTCAAAAAATTCTGAAGTTATAA
- a CDS encoding SusC/RagA family TonB-linked outer membrane protein — MKQKLVKQNFRILFTLLFFLTTVVISAQVQKTVKGTVLDETGTPLPGASVVVKGTLNGTSTNLDGKFSLNVKSDATTLRVSFIGYQNLEVAITDNIRVSLQPDTDVLEEVVVVGYGTQKKSDLVSAVAKADLGKATVTPTSDVNEMLRGRISGLKVDVGGGTLRPGGSSEILFRGRGSIEGNVSGIYVVDGVVRDGGIEDINPDDIESVEFLKDASAQAIYGSRAVNGVVLITTKRGKKDKVSVSYHGYITTKSIEKNFDVYSGQEFAQLKREAVRATNADDSYSDDVDVFSVGELENIANNKFVDWEDELMRNGTVHSQSISVAGGTERTKIYGSLNYFREDGIIPTSSYTRKNLRLNVDQEINDKFSVAFDVNLLNDDTERAANVNVITVSPLGSAYHEDGSITRYPSGEELSATSPLWNLRESDNDTKGNDFVINVLPKWQITKDLTYQFKGSMTRKNSERGQYQSSLSSAGNTDKGIARIDNQLREAFLVENILTYNKRFDENNLFNLTLVQAVDENKYTKTFTEGRGFINESLGYDGITNAIGNVTVERYKTKIRTASYMGRARYNLMDKYLLTATLRGDGSSVNSEDNKWTYNPAAAFAWKLHNEPFLQYVDAVRELKLRVSYGALANALKLPYTSLFTADGQNYMFDGESASGYSPSVVLPNVNLKHETITTLNIGLDFAAFGNLLAGNIEYYDSRTKDLLLRRGVPSITGYKYTYFNAGELQNKGIELNLTANIINTHKFKWSVSTNWSNNKNKLIDLYNDGSGNAILEDDAYNYYVGQPIGVIRQYQFDGIWQEGEDFANAPQANPESTITQADLRPGDIKIKDTNKDGMITQDDRVFIDPNPDWFGSFSTNLSYLGFDLFVDFYVVEGATKVNPFLSAYNNGGTLQGKLNGVKVPYYTPENPSTTFPRPNFDSAPQYLNSLAIKDASYIRLRTLSLGYTLPKSILNRVNIDMVKFYVTGTNLFTSTDYIGYSPEVNIRSTYSNADTGYPDARSFTFGVKVNL, encoded by the coding sequence ATGAAACAAAAGCTAGTGAAACAAAATTTTAGGATCCTATTTACACTATTGTTTTTTTTGACAACGGTTGTTATTTCGGCTCAAGTACAAAAAACTGTAAAAGGAACTGTATTAGATGAAACTGGAACCCCCTTACCTGGTGCATCCGTTGTGGTAAAGGGTACCCTTAATGGTACATCCACCAACTTAGACGGTAAGTTTTCGTTAAATGTTAAGTCGGACGCAACTACTTTACGCGTGTCTTTTATTGGTTATCAAAATTTAGAAGTGGCCATTACAGATAATATAAGGGTTAGTTTACAGCCGGATACCGATGTATTAGAAGAGGTGGTTGTAGTGGGTTATGGTACCCAAAAGAAAAGCGATTTGGTAAGCGCCGTTGCAAAAGCCGATCTTGGTAAAGCTACCGTAACACCTACGTCGGATGTAAATGAAATGTTAAGAGGTAGAATATCGGGATTAAAGGTGGATGTAGGCGGGGGAACCCTGCGACCCGGGGGATCATCGGAGATTTTATTCAGGGGTAGAGGTTCTATAGAAGGTAATGTAAGCGGTATTTATGTGGTTGATGGTGTAGTTAGGGATGGAGGCATTGAGGATATTAACCCGGACGACATTGAATCGGTAGAATTCCTCAAAGATGCTTCGGCACAGGCTATTTATGGATCAAGAGCGGTTAACGGTGTTGTACTGATTACCACTAAAAGGGGTAAAAAGGACAAGGTGAGTGTATCCTACCACGGATACATAACCACAAAGTCAATAGAAAAGAATTTTGATGTTTATAGTGGACAGGAGTTCGCCCAGCTAAAAAGGGAGGCGGTTCGTGCAACAAATGCGGACGACAGCTATTCAGATGATGTGGATGTTTTTTCGGTGGGGGAACTGGAAAATATTGCCAACAATAAATTTGTGGATTGGGAAGACGAGCTGATGAGAAACGGAACGGTACACAGCCAGTCAATTAGTGTTGCCGGCGGAACTGAGCGTACAAAAATATATGGAAGTTTAAACTACTTTAGGGAAGATGGAATTATACCCACCTCGAGCTATACACGTAAAAACCTAAGGCTGAATGTCGATCAAGAGATTAATGATAAGTTTTCGGTTGCCTTTGACGTCAATTTGCTCAACGATGATACCGAAAGAGCGGCCAATGTAAATGTTATAACCGTTTCGCCGTTGGGTAGTGCATATCATGAAGATGGTTCTATAACAAGATACCCAAGTGGCGAAGAGCTGTCGGCCACAAGTCCATTATGGAATTTGAGGGAATCGGATAACGATACAAAAGGTAATGATTTTGTAATTAATGTTTTACCCAAATGGCAAATCACAAAAGATTTAACCTATCAGTTTAAGGGTTCCATGACACGAAAAAATTCGGAAAGGGGACAATATCAATCTTCATTGAGCTCGGCCGGGAATACGGACAAAGGAATTGCCCGCATCGATAATCAATTAAGGGAGGCCTTCCTGGTTGAGAATATCTTGACCTACAATAAAAGGTTCGACGAAAATAACCTCTTTAACTTAACATTGGTACAGGCAGTTGACGAGAATAAATATACCAAAACCTTTACGGAGGGGCGCGGCTTTATCAATGAAAGTTTAGGCTACGATGGTATTACTAACGCCATAGGCAATGTTACAGTGGAGCGTTATAAAACCAAAATACGCACAGCCTCCTACATGGGCAGAGCGCGTTATAATTTAATGGATAAATATCTGCTTACGGCCACCCTAAGGGGAGATGGTTCGTCAGTTAACTCTGAGGATAATAAATGGACTTATAACCCAGCCGCAGCTTTCGCCTGGAAATTGCATAACGAACCTTTTCTGCAATATGTAGATGCCGTAAGGGAGTTGAAGTTAAGGGTGAGCTACGGTGCGCTGGCAAATGCACTTAAGTTACCTTACACCTCACTTTTTACAGCTGATGGTCAAAACTATATGTTCGATGGCGAATCGGCTTCGGGCTACTCGCCATCGGTGGTTTTGCCCAATGTAAATTTAAAGCACGAAACGATAACCACCCTTAACATTGGTCTTGATTTTGCTGCTTTTGGCAACCTGCTGGCAGGTAATATTGAATACTACGATTCGCGCACGAAAGATTTATTGTTGAGAAGGGGTGTGCCCTCAATAACAGGTTACAAATACACCTACTTTAATGCGGGCGAGTTGCAAAACAAGGGTATCGAGTTAAACCTGACGGCAAACATTATCAATACACATAAATTTAAATGGTCTGTTTCCACCAACTGGTCAAACAACAAAAATAAGTTGATCGACCTTTATAACGACGGTAGCGGGAATGCAATTCTTGAAGACGATGCCTATAACTATTACGTTGGTCAGCCCATTGGTGTTATCAGGCAGTATCAGTTTGATGGTATTTGGCAAGAAGGTGAAGACTTTGCCAATGCACCACAAGCCAATCCTGAATCAACCATTACCCAAGCCGACCTCCGACCTGGTGATATTAAAATCAAAGATACCAACAAGGATGGTATGATAACGCAGGACGACAGGGTATTTATTGATCCCAATCCGGATTGGTTTGGTTCTTTTTCCACAAATCTGTCGTATTTAGGCTTTGATTTGTTCGTTGATTTCTATGTAGTTGAAGGTGCTACCAAAGTAAATCCATTTTTATCCGCCTATAATAACGGAGGTACCCTTCAGGGCAAATTAAACGGGGTAAAAGTACCTTACTACACACCTGAAAATCCGTCCACAACATTCCCAAGGCCAAATTTTGATTCTGCTCCGCAGTACTTAAATTCCTTGGCCATTAAAGATGCCTCTTATATTAGGCTCCGTACACTAAGTTTAGGTTACACCTTACCAAAATCAATTTTAAACAGGGTTAATATCGATATGGTTAAGTTTTATGTAACCGGTACAAATTTATTTACCAGTACCGATTATATTGGATATAGCCCGGAAGTAAATATCAGGAGCACCTATTCTAATGCAGATACGGGTTATCCGGATGCAAGAAGTTTTACGTTTGGTGTAAAAGTTAATTTGTAA
- a CDS encoding helix-turn-helix and ligand-binding sensor domain-containing protein, translated as MNRKFYIILFCISLWLGNNTIFGQELPPIQRFTPMDYDGENQNWKISQAPDKFIYVANNEGLLEYNGAKWTMYPSPNNTIIRAVKAVNNKIYTGCYMEFGYWERNEFGKLLYQSLVSKFNEAMVEDEHIWNIATYDEWILFQSFDRIYFYNPISGDQLIVKPKNPVSKVFNVNSVIYYHVNNEGIYKIEAGESKLFISNSIVKNDKVINVYSIPEGLLIHTKVHGFYKLINDKFIKWKIPAEEMLQDMNIFSSIQLKDKSFVIGTIKNGVIILSKNGRLEYQIDRSCGLGNNTVLCLYEDVDNNLWAGLDNGINCINLKSPIRVFNDDEGKIGTVYASIVYNDFLYLGTNQGLFYKRVSHNEELTFMDGTAGQVWTLFKYNNELFCGHHAGTYLINTDNKAILVSSTPGTWLFKSLLGKENMLLEGNYNGLNVLHKENGNWKLRNKIQGFNNSARYFELVKNNEVWVSHAYKGVFRLTINEDFTEVKEVMLDSIAPIDKNSSLAKFKNRIIYASKDGVLAYDTTKNSFKKDTVLSPLVTQSEYVSGKLVVDETQKLWAFSDDNISYVDVNDLTNQLLTHRIALPYQLRKGQVGYENIAPIKQSNYLIGITDGYLTIDISRTNNNSNEPIVLNAIELSLVGESNKLVDIENPGNFKYANNSIRFRFSVPNYDKYSVVQFQYKLDGRYNQWSEWDDKSELTFDNLPFGDYSLNIRAKVGNRLSSNTINYNFIINKPLLLSNTAIMLYLAVLFFLLTLMHRAYKKHYKKQSERKQLESEQLIVNLKNEKLSQDIESKNKQLAISTMSIIKKNEVLNSIKKELKKTNHRDNKSTLKLIDSNLNDDDDWSFFEQAFNNANQDFLNKMKLAHPDLNSNDLRFCAYMRLNLSSKEMAPLLNISVKSVETKRYRLRKKLDLQHDMGLIDYILSF; from the coding sequence ATGAATAGAAAATTTTATATTATCCTATTTTGTATCTCTTTATGGCTTGGAAATAATACTATATTCGGGCAGGAACTGCCACCCATACAACGATTTACCCCAATGGATTATGATGGTGAGAATCAAAATTGGAAGATTTCGCAAGCACCCGATAAATTTATTTACGTAGCCAACAATGAAGGACTATTGGAGTATAATGGTGCCAAATGGACTATGTATCCCTCGCCAAATAATACAATTATAAGGGCAGTAAAAGCGGTGAACAACAAAATATATACCGGATGCTATATGGAGTTTGGCTATTGGGAGAGAAACGAATTTGGCAAACTATTGTATCAAAGCTTAGTATCAAAGTTTAATGAGGCCATGGTTGAAGATGAGCACATATGGAATATTGCAACCTATGATGAATGGATACTATTCCAATCTTTTGATCGAATTTATTTTTATAATCCAATTAGTGGAGATCAATTAATTGTAAAACCCAAAAACCCGGTCTCAAAAGTTTTCAATGTCAATAGTGTTATATATTACCACGTTAATAACGAAGGTATTTATAAAATTGAAGCAGGGGAGTCAAAATTATTTATAAGCAATTCTATTGTCAAAAACGACAAAGTGATAAATGTATATTCTATTCCGGAGGGATTACTTATCCACACAAAGGTACATGGTTTTTACAAGCTAATTAACGATAAATTTATCAAATGGAAAATCCCTGCCGAAGAAATGCTGCAAGACATGAATATTTTTAGTAGCATCCAGCTCAAGGATAAAAGCTTTGTGATTGGAACCATTAAAAACGGAGTAATTATTTTAAGTAAAAACGGGCGTTTAGAATACCAAATAGACAGAAGTTGCGGACTTGGTAATAATACAGTGTTGTGCCTTTACGAAGATGTGGACAATAATTTATGGGCTGGCCTCGATAATGGAATCAATTGTATTAATTTAAAATCGCCAATACGAGTTTTTAATGATGATGAGGGCAAGATAGGGACCGTTTATGCCTCCATTGTTTATAACGATTTTTTGTATTTGGGAACCAATCAGGGCTTGTTTTACAAAAGAGTTTCGCATAACGAAGAATTAACATTTATGGACGGTACGGCCGGACAAGTATGGACTTTATTTAAATACAATAATGAACTTTTTTGTGGCCATCATGCCGGTACTTATTTAATTAATACCGACAATAAAGCAATTTTAGTGAGTAGTACGCCAGGAACTTGGCTTTTTAAATCCTTGTTGGGTAAGGAGAATATGCTGCTTGAAGGCAACTATAACGGCTTAAATGTATTACATAAAGAAAACGGAAATTGGAAACTCCGTAACAAAATTCAGGGGTTTAATAACTCTGCCAGATATTTTGAACTTGTAAAAAATAATGAGGTATGGGTGAGTCATGCCTATAAAGGTGTTTTTAGGCTTACCATAAACGAAGATTTTACAGAGGTAAAAGAGGTAATGCTCGATTCCATAGCGCCGATCGACAAAAACTCAAGTTTGGCAAAGTTTAAAAATAGAATTATTTATGCCTCCAAAGATGGGGTATTGGCCTATGATACAACAAAAAACAGCTTTAAAAAAGACACTGTTCTTAGCCCTTTAGTTACACAATCGGAGTATGTATCGGGTAAATTAGTTGTTGATGAAACGCAAAAGCTTTGGGCTTTTTCGGATGACAACATTAGCTATGTTGATGTAAATGATTTAACAAACCAGTTACTAACACATAGGATTGCATTGCCTTATCAATTACGTAAGGGGCAAGTAGGTTATGAAAATATTGCGCCAATTAAGCAAAGTAATTATCTCATTGGAATAACGGATGGTTACCTTACCATAGATATTTCGCGAACAAATAATAACAGCAATGAGCCTATCGTATTAAATGCCATTGAGTTGAGCCTTGTTGGGGAAAGTAACAAACTTGTTGATATTGAGAATCCGGGTAATTTTAAGTACGCAAATAATTCAATTCGGTTTCGTTTTAGTGTTCCTAATTACGATAAATATAGCGTGGTGCAGTTTCAGTATAAACTCGATGGGCGATATAATCAATGGAGCGAATGGGACGATAAATCTGAACTCACGTTCGATAATTTGCCATTTGGTGATTACAGCTTAAATATTCGGGCGAAAGTTGGAAACCGCCTGTCGAGCAATACGATAAACTACAATTTTATAATAAATAAGCCTTTGCTACTATCAAATACAGCCATCATGCTATATCTGGCGGTACTGTTTTTTCTTTTAACCCTAATGCATAGAGCGTATAAAAAACATTATAAAAAGCAGAGCGAGCGCAAACAGCTGGAAAGTGAACAATTGATTGTAAACCTTAAAAACGAAAAGTTAAGCCAAGACATTGAAAGTAAAAATAAACAACTGGCTATATCAACAATGAGTATTATTAAAAAAAACGAAGTGTTGAACAGTATTAAAAAGGAACTTAAGAAAACTAACCATCGTGATAACAAATCCACACTAAAATTGATAGATAGCAATTTAAATGACGATGATGATTGGTCGTTTTTTGAACAAGCATTTAATAATGCCAATCAGGATTTTTTAAATAAGATGAAGCTGGCGCACCCCGACTTAAACTCTAATGACTTACGTTTTTGTGCTTATATGCGGCTTAATTTATCATCAAAAGAAATGGCTCCCTTACTCAATATTTCGGTAAAAAGTGTGGAGACCAAGCGTTACAGGTTAAGGAAAAAACTGGATTTACAACACGATATGGGTCTTATCGATTATATCTTAAGTTTTTGA